In Diachasmimorpha longicaudata isolate KC_UGA_2023 chromosome 7, iyDiaLong2, whole genome shotgun sequence, the following proteins share a genomic window:
- the LOC135164539 gene encoding nuclear RNA export factor 1-like: MPKKTNESQRGGRKWDDKHYFVHDDRVQRSADTEMKQFSGNRPRVSFKNQTHSRNERRLSRNLEKAMKMSRDDDVPMSSGPNNNGQTMMFRGYGRGVGLRGRNSPVSRSSRHPVVLNRAKQGPIGDANWYKVVIPFGSKYEKDYLINTLASHMETPFIPIMYKAFDKDIVFFIDDQKIANKLLQCDRRITGPDGFKIAVRVRPGFPQVDIDDSLKEKMKMAMAKRYVAETHAIDLSRFHADPELAPDHFCALFRPAMLMAVLDIVAENIPNLEALNLDNNKLHVIERLNVLDKKFPSLKTLYMGDNKIREMNQIDVIKDLKLNELKLSGNPVCNKYRTRQDDYVSDVRKRFPKLQRLDGTDLPAPILFDVSDDSIKLPPTERIFTANPKAQEIANQFLQQYFMVFDSDSRQPLLNAYHEHACFSLSITPCPTMNKFSSYTADNRNLLRSADPTRRRKLLKQGRLPVVTYISEMPKTHHYLNSFTMDIGLVTDAMMLITITGCFKEIDTKENFIRYFHRTFVIVPEGTGYCIRNEQLHLSHPTAAQEKQLVNETPSLQAPTPVPVPSTSAAVDPSDQVKQQMTLTLSQQTNMNLEWSLKCLKEVQWNFDNALAAFQEFFKRGQIPPEAFKK, from the exons atgCCGAAAAAGACCAACGAATCCCAACGGGGCGGTCGCAAATGGGACGACAAGCATTATTTCG TACACGACGATCGTGTGCAAAGAAGTGCAGACACAGAGATGAAACAATTCAGTGGGAATAGGCCTAGAGTATCATTCAAGAACCAAACTCACTCGCGCAATGAGAGGCGTCTCTCGAGAAATTTGGAAAAGGCTATGAAAATGAGTCGCGACGATGACGTTCCCATGTCGTCAGGGCCGAATAACAATGGACAAACTATGATGTTTCGTGGCTATGGAAGGGGAGTTGGTCTCAGAGGACGAAATAGTCCGGTTTCTAGGTCATCGAGACATCCAGTTGTCTTGAACAGGGCCAAGCAGGGGCCCATTGGTGATGCCAACTGGTACAAAGTGGTCATACCATTTGGCAGCAAATACGAGAAAGACTACCTCATAAATACCCTAGCGAGCCACATGGAGACCCCATTCATACCCATAATGTATAAAGCCTTTGACAAGGACATTGTATTCTTCATCGATGATCAGAAAATAGCAAATAAACTACTACAGTGTGACAGACGAATCACAGGTCCCGATGGCTTCAAAATAGCTGTGAGAGTTAGACCTGGCTTTCCCCAAGTTGATATCGACGACTCACTCaaggagaaaatgaaaatggctATGGCTAAGAGATACGTGGCTGAGACCCATGCCATCGATCTTTCACGATTTCATGCCGATCCAGAGCTCGCCCCTGACCATTTCTGCGCTCTCTTTAGACCGGCCATGCTCATGGCTGTGCTTGATATCGTTGCTGAGAATATTCCCAACTTGGAAGCCTTAAATTTGGATAATAATAAGCTGCATGTCATTGAGAGGCTCAATGTGCtggataaaaaattcccaagtTTGAAAACTTTGTACATGGGAGATAacaag ATAAGGGAAATGAATCAGATTGATGTCATCAAAGACTTGAAACTCAACGAGTTAAAATTATCTGGGAATCCGGTTTGCAACAAGTACAGAACAAGGCAGGATGATTATGTCAG TGACGTGAGGAAAAGATTCCCGAAGCTCCAGAGATTG gATGGAACAGATTTGCCAGCACCAATTCTTTTCGACGTATCAGATGATTCCATCAAACTACCACCAACTGAGAGAATTTTCACTGCTAATCCGAAGGCCCAAGAGATTGCAAATCAATTTTTGCAGCAGTACTTTATGGTCTTTGACAGTGACTCACGTCAACCACTGCTGAATGCATATCATGAACACGCGTGCTTCAGCTTGTCCATCACTCCTTGTCCAACAATGAATAA GTTCAGTTCTTACACTGCTGATAATAGGAATTTACTTCGTTCGGCCGATCCCacaagaagaagaaaattgttgaagcAGGGTAGATTGCCTGTTGTGACTTACATCTCCGAAATGCCAAAGACCCATCATTACTTGAACAGTTTCACCATGGATATTGGACTTGTCACa GACGCCATGATGCTAATTACCATCACTGGATGCTTCAAGGAAATCGatacaaaagaaaattttattcgttACTTCCACCGTACTTTCGTCATCGTTCCCGAGGGCACTGGCTACTGCATACGAAATGAGCAGCTCCACTTGTCTCATCCAACAGCTGCTCAAGAGAAACAACTTGTTAACGAAACCCCCAGCTTGCAAGCTCCAACGCCAGTACCAGTGCCATCAACTTCAGCAGCAGTAGATCCATCAGATCAGGTGAAACAACAAA